A region of Marnyiella aurantia DNA encodes the following proteins:
- a CDS encoding DUF6526 family protein, translating to MNKQNYSNHIRFYAPHHFILLPLLLIHLGVGIWQVFSDDENQILWILFSTLIFLILFLTIMLRQHYALTIQDRLLRLEFKQRYFEIYGKRSDEVEKLLSFGQMAALRFAYDDEFIILLEDAVKNKTSAKEIKKSIKNWRPDLLRV from the coding sequence ATGAACAAGCAGAACTACTCTAATCACATACGCTTTTACGCACCGCACCACTTCATCTTATTGCCCCTGCTGCTCATCCACCTGGGTGTCGGGATTTGGCAGGTCTTTTCAGATGACGAGAACCAAATCCTTTGGATACTGTTTTCAACATTAATCTTTCTGATTCTGTTTCTCACCATTATGTTACGGCAGCATTACGCCCTCACGATACAGGACAGACTGCTAAGGCTGGAATTTAAACAGCGGTATTTTGAAATATATGGTAAAAGATCTGATGAAGTGGAAAAGTTACTGAGTTTCGGTCAGATGGCGGCCCTTCGATTTGCCTATGATGATGAGTTCATAATACTGTTAGAAGATGCAGTAAAAAACAAAACCTCTGCGAAGGAGATTAAAAAATCAATTAAAAACTGGAGGCCCGACCTGTTAAGGGTTTAA
- the ligD gene encoding DNA ligase D — protein MLAGTADKPFNSPDWVFEIKWDGYRAVADLRKEVQLYSRNGLSYLEKFKKVSNSLKFQQHEMILDGELVAYDDRGQPNFQWLQRIGEKPNLNVIYQVFDLLYLNGHSTEDLSLLQRKELLKDALVETDFVKYHDHVSEKGLEFFTMVEQMGLEGMIAKRAESTYVPGARNGDWLKIKSQQTEEVLICGFTAPKGSRKKFGSLVLGRYSGEDLVFCGHTGTGFSDKGLDDLYNKMEPLITEKSPFTKTPKTNGKATWLKPELIAEIKFTELTSEHIFRHPVFLRLREDLNPRDLNFLNDDDDVKEETVAPVSLRKTLMKRENEQLKKFGNQEVKLTNQNKIYFPNDHVTKGDVIAYYQSVAKYILPHLKDRPQSMNRFPNGINGMSFYQKDASDDIPDWIKTQKVHSESTDKFISYILCNDKATMAYLNNLGCIELNVWTSRVETTESPDYLVLDLDPSENNTFEDVILTAQTVKKIMDKAKVEGYCKTSGSSGIHIYIPAGAQYSFEQIKNFAHIMMQMVQQELPDLTTLERALQKRDKGKIYLDYLQNRRGQTLASVYSMRPKNGAPVSMPIEWNELKSGLKPTDFNIENALQRMEEKGDIFKPVLGKGFDMMEALSLLEGT, from the coding sequence ATGCTCGCCGGCACTGCCGACAAACCCTTTAACTCTCCGGATTGGGTGTTCGAAATAAAATGGGATGGCTACCGTGCTGTAGCCGATCTAAGGAAGGAGGTACAGCTTTATTCCCGAAACGGTCTTTCCTACCTCGAAAAATTCAAAAAAGTAAGCAATTCCCTGAAATTTCAGCAACATGAGATGATCCTGGATGGAGAGCTGGTAGCATATGATGACCGGGGCCAGCCCAATTTTCAGTGGTTACAGCGCATCGGCGAAAAACCAAACCTGAACGTCATCTATCAGGTATTTGACCTTCTATATTTAAACGGACATTCCACAGAAGATCTTAGTCTGCTGCAACGAAAGGAGCTGCTGAAGGACGCATTGGTCGAGACAGACTTTGTAAAATACCACGACCATGTGTCGGAAAAGGGATTAGAATTTTTCACGATGGTAGAACAAATGGGCTTGGAAGGTATGATTGCAAAACGGGCAGAAAGTACTTACGTGCCGGGTGCCAGAAACGGCGACTGGCTCAAAATTAAAAGTCAGCAGACTGAGGAGGTGCTTATCTGCGGATTTACTGCACCAAAAGGCAGCCGTAAAAAATTTGGCTCACTCGTTCTGGGAAGGTACAGCGGAGAAGACCTGGTTTTCTGCGGACACACCGGTACGGGATTCAGCGATAAAGGTTTAGATGATCTTTATAACAAAATGGAGCCGTTGATTACTGAAAAAAGTCCATTTACCAAAACTCCGAAAACCAACGGTAAAGCTACCTGGCTGAAACCTGAACTCATCGCCGAAATTAAATTTACAGAACTGACCAGTGAGCATATTTTCCGGCACCCTGTCTTTTTGCGCTTACGCGAAGATCTGAACCCACGTGACCTGAATTTTTTAAATGATGATGATGATGTTAAAGAAGAAACAGTTGCGCCCGTATCACTAAGGAAAACACTAATGAAAAGAGAAAATGAGCAGCTTAAAAAGTTTGGCAATCAGGAGGTGAAACTTACCAACCAGAATAAGATCTATTTCCCAAACGATCACGTAACGAAAGGTGATGTTATAGCCTACTATCAAAGTGTGGCCAAATATATCCTGCCACATCTGAAAGACCGTCCGCAATCCATGAACCGCTTTCCCAATGGGATTAATGGTATGAGCTTTTACCAGAAGGATGCCTCAGATGACATCCCGGACTGGATCAAAACCCAAAAAGTCCATTCGGAATCAACAGATAAATTCATCAGCTATATTCTGTGTAATGATAAAGCTACTATGGCTTACCTGAACAATCTTGGCTGCATAGAACTCAATGTGTGGACAAGCCGCGTGGAAACTACAGAAAGTCCTGACTACCTGGTTCTGGACCTCGACCCTTCTGAAAACAATACTTTTGAGGATGTGATCCTGACCGCACAGACCGTAAAAAAGATAATGGACAAAGCTAAAGTAGAAGGCTATTGTAAAACTTCGGGTAGCTCGGGCATTCACATATACATTCCTGCAGGTGCACAGTATTCTTTTGAACAGATAAAAAATTTTGCACACATAATGATGCAGATGGTTCAGCAGGAACTGCCCGACCTCACTACTTTGGAACGTGCCTTACAGAAACGCGATAAGGGGAAGATCTATCTGGATTATCTGCAAAACCGCCGGGGACAGACGCTGGCCAGTGTATACAGTATGAGGCCTAAAAACGGTGCTCCTGTATCCATGCCCATAGAGTGGAATGAACTGAAATCCGGACTGAAACCCACAGATTTTAATATCGAGAATGCGCTGCAGCGTATGGAGGAAAAAGGCGACATCTTCAAACCCGTCTTAGGCAAAGGCTTTGATATGATGGAGGCACTGTCACTGTTGGAAGGAACCTAA
- a CDS encoding SDR family oxidoreductase codes for MQKEAKTKVRPPQKQPKPGLEQKMTPKPDSTPVSSSLKLENKVAIISGGDSGIGKATALLFASEGADIVIPYLSETVDAKQTKKEIEELGHQCLLIKGDLGKENHCQKVIDKAISKFGKIDILINNAANHWEAASLEEISTEQLMTTFHSNFFSLFWLTKFSMKHLKKGSSIINTTSVTAYRGSDHLLDYAATKGAVLSFTRSLSSNLAEKGIRVNAVAPGPIWTPLIASTFSKKQVSEFGSDTPMKRAGEPNEVATCFLFLASEDSSYITGQVLHPNGGEIVNG; via the coding sequence ATGCAGAAAGAAGCTAAAACCAAGGTCCGGCCGCCGCAAAAGCAACCAAAACCCGGACTGGAACAGAAAATGACTCCAAAACCGGACAGTACACCTGTTTCCAGCTCACTTAAGCTTGAAAACAAGGTGGCCATAATTTCTGGCGGCGACAGTGGAATCGGGAAAGCTACTGCCCTGCTTTTCGCTTCAGAGGGTGCAGATATTGTAATTCCTTATCTAAGTGAAACAGTGGATGCAAAACAAACGAAAAAGGAAATTGAGGAATTGGGCCATCAATGTCTGCTTATAAAAGGAGATCTAGGTAAAGAAAATCATTGCCAGAAGGTGATTGACAAAGCTATTTCAAAATTCGGAAAGATAGATATCCTTATCAACAATGCTGCAAACCATTGGGAAGCCGCCAGTTTGGAGGAGATCAGCACCGAACAGTTGATGACCACCTTTCATTCCAACTTTTTCTCCTTGTTCTGGCTCACAAAGTTTTCCATGAAGCACCTTAAGAAAGGAAGCAGCATTATAAACACCACATCCGTGACCGCATATCGTGGAAGCGACCATTTATTGGATTATGCCGCAACAAAAGGCGCCGTTCTGTCCTTCACGCGCAGTCTCTCGTCCAACCTTGCTGAAAAAGGAATCCGGGTGAATGCTGTTGCGCCGGGACCGATCTGGACACCATTGATTGCTTCTACGTTTTCAAAAAAGCAAGTCTCAGAATTTGGAAGTGATACACCTATGAAACGCGCTGGCGAGCCGAATGAAGTGGCAACCTGTTTTCTGTTTTTGGCTTCAGAAGATTCATCTTATATCACCGGTCAGGTATTGCACCCCAATGGGGGCGAAATTGTGAACGGTTAA
- a CDS encoding phosphatidate cytidylyltransferase, whose protein sequence is MKKFTFLSLAVFALLTLTGCEAIGTIFEAGMWWGIILVAGVIGLVLWLFTRSRK, encoded by the coding sequence ATGAAAAAATTCACATTTTTAAGTTTAGCTGTATTCGCGCTTCTTACATTAACAGGCTGCGAAGCAATTGGTACCATTTTCGAAGCCGGCATGTGGTGGGGTATCATTCTTGTGGCAGGCGTTATCGGTCTTGTTTTATGGCTCTTTACCAGGTCAAGAAAATAA
- the ku gene encoding non-homologous end joining protein Ku, with the protein MRAIWNGAIGFGLVNIPIKLYSATGESNLDLDMLDKDDLSNINFKRVNASTGKEVKWDNIVKGYKLEGNYVVLTKEDFEEVNPEKSKLLNIKQFVNMNEIDSAYFEASYFLEPQKNGEEAYKLLLKALLKTKMAGIGTFILREKEILCLVRPYEDKILMVNRMRYPEELRSYEDLKIPGGKNPQADELEMAESLIKQRATKFDPAKYKNTYNDDLMKIIEAKAKGKVKKPETKEKVSAKATDLMAQLKASLEAGKAKAG; encoded by the coding sequence ATGAGAGCAATTTGGAATGGTGCAATCGGCTTCGGACTGGTTAATATTCCCATCAAACTTTATTCAGCCACAGGAGAAAGTAATCTTGATCTGGATATGCTGGACAAGGACGACCTTTCCAACATTAACTTTAAAAGGGTTAACGCCAGTACCGGCAAAGAAGTGAAATGGGACAATATTGTAAAAGGATACAAACTGGAGGGCAACTACGTTGTACTCACCAAAGAAGATTTTGAAGAAGTAAATCCGGAAAAATCAAAATTGCTTAACATAAAGCAGTTTGTCAATATGAATGAAATCGACAGTGCCTACTTTGAGGCGTCCTACTTCCTTGAACCTCAAAAAAACGGTGAAGAAGCTTACAAACTGCTTTTGAAGGCGTTACTTAAAACAAAGATGGCCGGAATCGGTACTTTTATTCTGCGCGAAAAAGAAATTTTATGCCTCGTAAGACCATATGAAGATAAAATTCTGATGGTTAACCGGATGAGATACCCTGAAGAACTCCGGAGCTATGAAGATCTGAAGATTCCCGGCGGCAAAAATCCCCAGGCGGACGAGCTTGAGATGGCTGAATCACTCATTAAACAGCGTGCTACCAAATTTGACCCGGCAAAATATAAGAACACTTACAATGATGATCTGATGAAAATCATTGAGGCGAAGGCCAAAGGAAAAGTTAAAAAACCTGAAACCAAAGAAAAAGTATCAGCTAAAGCCACAGACCTTATGGCTCAACTGAAAGCCAGTCTGGAAGCCGGAAAAGCCAAAGCAGGTTAG
- the xth gene encoding exodeoxyribonuclease III, producing MRIATYNVNGVNGRLPVILRWLKETKPDVACLQELKAPQEKFPAADFLAAGYQAVWLGQKSWNGVAVLSRIGMPEISRTGLPGEPEDEASRYLEVKIKDLIIACLYLPNGNPVPGPKFDYKMRWFERLDAHAEMLITSNKKVILAGDFNVMPTEKDVYKPEKFAKDALFLPEVRDAFKNLVGQGWTDGLRHLYPDETIYTFWDYFRKAYERNAGMRIDHFLLSSEVLPQLKGAGVDKDVRGWDKSSDHAPVWIELD from the coding sequence ATGAGAATCGCGACCTATAATGTGAACGGAGTGAACGGCCGGCTGCCTGTAATACTGAGGTGGCTTAAGGAAACCAAGCCTGATGTTGCCTGTTTACAGGAGTTGAAAGCTCCACAGGAAAAATTCCCGGCAGCGGACTTTCTGGCGGCTGGATATCAGGCCGTATGGCTGGGACAGAAAAGCTGGAATGGCGTGGCGGTACTTTCGCGGATAGGCATGCCGGAAATTTCCCGGACCGGGTTGCCGGGTGAACCCGAAGATGAGGCCAGCCGTTATTTGGAGGTGAAGATCAAAGATTTAATCATTGCCTGCCTCTACCTTCCAAACGGAAATCCTGTACCCGGACCCAAGTTTGACTATAAAATGCGTTGGTTTGAACGTCTGGACGCTCATGCCGAAATGCTGATTACCTCTAATAAGAAAGTAATACTGGCCGGTGACTTCAATGTGATGCCCACCGAAAAAGATGTCTATAAACCTGAAAAATTTGCGAAAGATGCTTTATTCCTTCCCGAAGTTCGTGATGCATTTAAAAATCTCGTAGGGCAGGGCTGGACCGATGGTCTTAGGCATCTTTACCCGGATGAAACCATCTATACTTTTTGGGATTATTTCAGAAAGGCTTACGAGCGCAATGCCGGCATGCGGATAGATCATTTCCTGCTCTCCAGCGAAGTTCTGCCACAGCTGAAAGGTGCCGGCGTGGACAAGGACGTGCGCGGCTGGGACAAATCCAGTGACCATGCGCCTGTATGGATTGAACTGGATTAA
- a CDS encoding DNA polymerase ligase N-terminal domain-containing protein, translated as MPLEEYNKKRDFEQTAEPKGKTAGGKGKLKFVVQRHAASRLHYDFRLEMDGVLKSWAVPKGPSLNPEDKRLAMMVEDHPYAYRTFEGTIPEGNYGAGEVEIWDEGTYEPLDKVKGKKDDILMQAELHQGSLKFILHGKKLKGEFALVKIKSSESGDPWLLIKHRDEFATDYYDAEENTDPDSKVTAYLALKKKAKK; from the coding sequence ATGCCATTAGAAGAATATAATAAGAAAAGAGACTTTGAGCAGACCGCCGAACCTAAAGGTAAAACCGCAGGTGGTAAAGGCAAATTAAAATTTGTCGTACAGCGCCATGCAGCCAGCAGGCTTCATTATGACTTCCGTCTGGAGATGGATGGTGTACTAAAATCCTGGGCAGTTCCCAAAGGGCCATCTTTAAATCCTGAAGACAAACGTCTGGCCATGATGGTTGAGGATCATCCATATGCTTACCGCACCTTCGAAGGCACTATTCCAGAAGGAAACTACGGCGCCGGCGAGGTTGAAATATGGGACGAAGGAACCTATGAACCGCTGGATAAGGTAAAAGGTAAAAAGGACGATATATTAATGCAGGCCGAACTTCATCAGGGTTCATTGAAGTTCATCCTTCATGGCAAAAAACTGAAAGGCGAATTTGCACTTGTAAAGATTAAAAGCAGCGAAAGTGGAGACCCGTGGCTGCTTATAAAACACCGTGATGAATTCGCCACTGACTATTATGACGCAGAAGAAAATACTGATCCCGATTCTAAAGTCACAGCCTATCTGGCATTAAAAAAAAAAGCAAAAAAGTAA
- a CDS encoding DNA topoisomerase IB has product MKTEISPLEDVSRISPSKIVKIMKDPVKSAKAVKLVYTTDSESEGIERRRWGKKFQYYKGDEKITDTDQIQRISKLAIPPAWENVWICALENGHLQATGVDAKRRKQYRYHPVWTALRNHTKFYRMLQFAYALPKIRLQLEKDLAIRKLEKRKVLAVVVSLMERTNIRIGNSVYEKLYGSFGLTTLKDKHVSVKGQKISFSFKGKKGIYHDIDLKNSRLAKAVQNCRDIPGKELFQFYDEEGTRHPVDSGMINEYIKEISGDDFTAKDFRTWSGTVNALIAFKEIGEAESSSAYKSKIKEALEKVAASLGNTPNVCRKYYVHPLVINLYENQSIKKYLDELDEIEVNDGKSGLTKEEMVVMKMLENEKL; this is encoded by the coding sequence ATGAAAACAGAAATTTCCCCGCTGGAGGACGTTAGCAGGATAAGCCCGTCCAAAATCGTAAAGATTATGAAGGATCCTGTGAAATCGGCCAAAGCCGTAAAGTTGGTGTATACCACAGACAGTGAATCAGAAGGAATTGAGCGCCGTCGCTGGGGAAAAAAGTTTCAGTATTATAAAGGAGACGAAAAAATTACAGACACAGATCAAATCCAGCGGATTAGCAAACTGGCGATTCCGCCTGCGTGGGAAAATGTTTGGATTTGTGCTTTGGAAAACGGACATCTGCAGGCAACCGGAGTGGATGCAAAAAGACGGAAGCAATACCGCTACCATCCTGTGTGGACTGCACTGCGTAATCACACCAAATTTTACCGCATGCTGCAGTTCGCCTATGCACTGCCGAAAATAAGACTACAATTAGAAAAAGATCTGGCCATCCGAAAACTGGAGAAAAGGAAAGTGCTGGCGGTAGTCGTAAGTTTAATGGAAAGGACCAACATTAGAATTGGCAACAGTGTATACGAAAAACTTTACGGTTCCTTTGGCCTTACGACGCTTAAGGATAAGCATGTTAGTGTTAAAGGTCAGAAAATCAGCTTTTCATTTAAAGGTAAAAAGGGAATCTATCATGATATCGACCTTAAAAATTCCCGACTGGCGAAAGCGGTACAGAACTGCCGCGACATTCCCGGGAAGGAACTGTTCCAGTTTTATGATGAGGAAGGCACACGCCACCCTGTCGATTCCGGAATGATAAATGAATACATTAAGGAAATCAGCGGCGATGATTTTACAGCCAAGGATTTCCGGACGTGGTCCGGCACAGTAAACGCGTTGATTGCTTTCAAGGAAATTGGTGAAGCTGAAAGTAGCTCGGCATACAAGTCTAAAATAAAGGAAGCATTGGAAAAAGTGGCTGCCAGTTTAGGTAACACTCCCAATGTTTGCAGAAAATATTATGTACATCCACTGGTTATTAATCTCTATGAAAATCAGTCCATCAAAAAATATCTGGATGAGCTTGATGAAATTGAGGTAAACGATGGCAAATCCGGACTTACGAAAGAAGAAATGGTAGTTATGAAAATGCTGGAAAATGAAAAATTATAA
- a CDS encoding M20/M25/M40 family metallo-hydrolase, whose protein sequence is MKNYSKIMLISAALSCSFTWSQTTRETTINSIMTETYNDSQLERLAYELLDGIGPRLVGSPKMQQSHDWAVNQFKKWGIEARNEQWGEWKSWERGTSNIEMVYPYAKSLEGMQLAFSPATPSKGVTADVVMLPEFSSKEEFNSWLPKVKGKLVMVSQYQPSGRPDYNWKEFATPESYEKMRKEASTASERWQNSMKIIGETSRTMNKKLEDAGAAGIISSNWSRGFGVNKIFSAGTKKIPVIDVSLEDYGQLFRMIQHGTTPKVKIQANSKDRGMAPTFNTVAEIKGTEKPDEYIILSAHLDSWDGGTGATDNGTGTITMMEVARILKKVYPNPKRTIVVGLWGSEEQGLNGSRAYVSAHQDQMPKIQALFNQDNGTGRVANISGQGFLHSYDYLNRWLNAVPKELTRDIKTTFPGTPGAGGSDHASFVAAGVPAFMLGSLNWSYGNYTWHTNRDTYDKIVFDDVKSNVALIAILTYMASEDPEKSSGEKINLPVDERTGQPMKWPEVREPTRKGGLE, encoded by the coding sequence ATGAAGAACTACAGTAAGATCATGCTGATTTCTGCAGCACTGAGCTGCAGCTTTACCTGGTCGCAAACGACACGGGAAACTACAATCAACTCCATTATGACAGAAACGTATAATGATTCACAACTGGAGCGGCTGGCCTATGAATTATTAGACGGAATCGGGCCACGTCTTGTAGGTAGTCCTAAAATGCAGCAGTCCCACGACTGGGCAGTAAACCAGTTTAAAAAATGGGGCATCGAGGCAAGAAATGAGCAGTGGGGCGAGTGGAAATCCTGGGAGAGAGGCACATCGAACATTGAGATGGTATATCCTTACGCCAAGTCACTGGAAGGTATGCAGCTGGCATTCAGTCCCGCCACACCATCAAAGGGTGTTACAGCAGATGTGGTAATGCTTCCTGAGTTCAGCAGTAAGGAAGAATTTAACTCATGGCTGCCAAAGGTGAAAGGAAAACTGGTGATGGTATCGCAATATCAACCGTCCGGCCGTCCTGATTACAACTGGAAAGAATTTGCAACACCGGAGTCCTACGAAAAGATGAGAAAGGAGGCTAGCACCGCCTCAGAGCGCTGGCAAAACTCTATGAAGATAATTGGGGAAACTTCCCGAACCATGAACAAAAAACTGGAGGATGCCGGAGCCGCAGGTATTATTTCGTCCAACTGGTCCCGTGGGTTTGGAGTTAATAAAATCTTCTCGGCAGGTACAAAAAAGATTCCGGTGATAGATGTTTCCCTGGAGGACTACGGTCAGCTCTTCAGAATGATTCAGCACGGAACCACCCCCAAAGTGAAAATACAGGCAAATTCAAAAGACAGAGGTATGGCGCCCACCTTTAACACCGTAGCCGAGATAAAAGGTACCGAAAAACCGGATGAATATATTATACTTTCTGCGCACCTGGATTCCTGGGACGGTGGCACCGGCGCCACCGACAACGGTACGGGAACCATAACGATGATGGAAGTAGCCAGAATCCTTAAAAAAGTTTATCCCAATCCAAAGAGAACAATTGTCGTTGGCCTTTGGGGTAGCGAGGAACAGGGACTCAATGGTTCCCGAGCCTACGTCTCTGCTCATCAAGATCAAATGCCGAAAATTCAGGCGCTGTTCAATCAAGACAACGGGACGGGACGTGTTGCGAACATCAGCGGACAGGGATTCCTTCATTCGTATGATTATTTAAACCGTTGGCTTAATGCAGTTCCAAAAGAACTGACCAGGGACATTAAAACAACTTTTCCGGGTACTCCAGGTGCGGGCGGATCAGATCACGCATCTTTTGTAGCGGCGGGCGTACCAGCCTTTATGCTGGGATCACTGAACTGGAGTTATGGAAATTACACCTGGCATACAAACCGAGACACCTATGATAAAATTGTTTTTGACGATGTGAAAAGTAATGTAGCGCTGATTGCCATCCTAACCTATATGGCCAGTGAGGATCCGGAGAAATCTTCCGGCGAGAAAATAAACCTGCCGGTTGATGAAAGGACAGGTCAGCCGATGAAATGGCCGGAAGTTCGCGAACCAACCCGAAAGGGAGGCCTTGAATAA
- a CDS encoding cation-translocating P-type ATPase — protein MSLQIPENLTGLNEDEVEQSRQTSGHNRMTAPPKSNWWKLLTEILKEPMLILLMVISVIYLSVGNYGEALFMIVALILVSGISFYQDSRSKKALEALEKLNEPLSKVIRKSTVVQIPTHEIVVGDLCITSEGQMINADGRIVYSNDFTVNEASLTGESFAVSKGSGQEDSYVYSGTVAVSGISVFEVEAVGVNTRIGKIGDSMTGIIEQKSPLQLQIERFVKGMSVLGVVVFLLVCAVNWYYTRNFAESLLNGLTLAMSILPEEIPVAFTTFMALGAWKLMQQGIIIKKSSVVETMGSTTVICTDKTGTITENSMHLKAVYNYKNNRTYEEVEFDVPELAEIISYAMWSSEPMPFDPMEKTLHKIYADTQVEDLRNEYIMIHEYPLEGHPPMMTHVFQNSSGSRFIAAKGAPEAIAQVSELSPAQRLTVRSYIDDFGKKGYRLLGVARSHFTGVNFPEKQQDLPFEFLGFVVFHDPPKKGIREVFKQINEAGIEVKVITGDNAQTARTIAAQSGIIGYSKMVSGEEIASMSEQELRKTVRDKVLFARMFPDAKLAVVNALKKNGEVVAMLGDGVNDGPALKAAHIGVAMGIKGTEMAKAAASLVLTDDDLGKLLTGIAAGRRIYSNLKKAVQYIISIHIPIIVAVSLPLFLGWAFPQIFTPVHVIFLELVMGPTCSIVYENEPMEKDTMSRNPRPLSETFLTWRELSLSIIQGLVISAGILFVYQLSYRDGGGEETVRTMVFTTLIFANILLSLANRSFHYSIFESFRNRNILLAYVIGTTILLLAAMLYVDEVRSFFQLSQLNFAQLLTAFGVAAVSVLWFEVYKLVKRFRLITAN, from the coding sequence ATGTCACTGCAAATTCCAGAGAACCTTACCGGCCTGAATGAAGATGAAGTAGAGCAATCGCGTCAGACCAGTGGGCATAACCGAATGACAGCACCTCCGAAAAGCAACTGGTGGAAGCTGCTGACGGAAATTTTAAAAGAGCCTATGCTTATCCTGCTTATGGTCATCTCTGTGATTTATCTTTCAGTAGGGAATTACGGAGAGGCTCTGTTTATGATAGTCGCCCTAATTTTGGTCTCCGGTATCTCTTTTTACCAGGACAGCCGAAGTAAAAAAGCACTCGAAGCCCTGGAGAAACTCAATGAACCTTTAAGCAAAGTAATACGGAAATCAACGGTTGTACAAATTCCGACACATGAAATTGTAGTGGGCGACCTTTGCATTACATCGGAAGGTCAAATGATCAATGCGGACGGTCGCATAGTTTACAGCAATGATTTCACTGTGAACGAAGCTTCACTGACTGGCGAAAGCTTTGCAGTCTCAAAAGGAAGTGGCCAGGAAGACTCTTATGTTTACAGCGGTACGGTAGCAGTTTCCGGTATTTCTGTTTTTGAAGTGGAAGCTGTGGGTGTAAATACCAGGATTGGCAAAATAGGAGATTCGATGACTGGTATTATTGAACAGAAGTCGCCATTGCAGTTGCAAATAGAGAGGTTTGTAAAAGGTATGTCGGTTTTGGGTGTTGTTGTATTTCTATTGGTATGCGCTGTGAACTGGTATTACACACGAAATTTTGCAGAATCACTGTTGAATGGTCTTACGCTCGCGATGTCTATTTTGCCGGAGGAAATTCCGGTAGCTTTTACAACATTTATGGCCTTGGGAGCCTGGAAACTGATGCAGCAGGGTATCATCATCAAAAAAAGCAGTGTAGTTGAAACAATGGGCAGTACCACTGTAATCTGTACTGACAAAACAGGAACCATTACCGAAAATTCAATGCATCTGAAGGCGGTATATAATTATAAAAATAACCGGACCTATGAAGAAGTGGAATTTGATGTGCCTGAGCTGGCCGAAATAATCAGTTACGCCATGTGGAGTAGTGAGCCAATGCCTTTTGACCCGATGGAAAAGACGCTTCACAAGATCTATGCTGATACTCAGGTTGAGGATTTGCGGAATGAATACATAATGATACATGAATATCCGCTGGAGGGTCATCCTCCTATGATGACCCATGTGTTCCAAAACAGTTCCGGATCAAGGTTTATTGCTGCAAAAGGGGCGCCGGAAGCGATTGCGCAGGTTTCGGAGCTGTCGCCAGCCCAACGCTTGACAGTAAGAAGCTATATCGATGATTTCGGTAAAAAGGGCTATCGGCTGTTAGGGGTAGCACGGTCGCACTTTACCGGAGTTAACTTTCCGGAAAAACAACAGGATTTACCGTTTGAATTTCTGGGATTCGTCGTGTTTCACGATCCACCTAAAAAAGGTATCCGTGAGGTTTTTAAACAGATTAATGAAGCCGGAATAGAGGTTAAAGTGATTACTGGTGACAATGCGCAGACCGCCCGTACCATTGCGGCACAGTCCGGAATAATAGGATACAGCAAAATGGTTAGCGGTGAAGAGATTGCATCTATGAGTGAGCAGGAGCTCAGGAAAACCGTCAGGGATAAAGTTCTCTTTGCAAGAATGTTCCCCGATGCCAAACTCGCCGTAGTAAATGCGCTTAAGAAGAACGGTGAGGTGGTAGCCATGCTGGGCGACGGAGTTAATGACGGTCCAGCGCTTAAGGCTGCACATATAGGTGTGGCAATGGGAATAAAAGGAACAGAAATGGCCAAGGCTGCAGCTTCGCTGGTCCTTACCGATGATGATCTGGGCAAACTGCTTACAGGAATCGCCGCCGGCCGCCGGATATACAGCAATCTCAAGAAAGCGGTTCAGTATATTATTTCCATTCATATTCCCATTATCGTTGCAGTTTCACTGCCGCTGTTTCTGGGATGGGCATTTCCGCAGATTTTCACGCCTGTTCACGTTATTTTCCTCGAGCTGGTCATGGGTCCGACATGTTCCATCGTTTACGAAAATGAGCCAATGGAGAAAGACACAATGTCACGTAACCCCAGGCCGTTATCAGAAACTTTTCTCACATGGAGAGAACTGAGTTTGAGTATAATTCAGGGACTGGTAATCAGTGCGGGTATTCTGTTTGTATATCAACTGAGCTATAGAGATGGTGGAGGAGAGGAGACTGTGCGAACAATGGTCTTCACGACACTTATTTTTGCTAATATTTTATTGAGTCTTGCAAACCGTTCCTTTCATTATTCAATTTTTGAAAGTTTCCGAAACAGGAACATCCTTTTGGCATATGTTATCGGGACTACAATTCTCCTTCTAGCTGCCATGCTTTATGTTGATGAGGTCAGATCTTTTTTTCAACTTTCCCAGTTGAATTTCGCACAGTTGCTAACCGCTTTTGGGGTGGCAGCAGTTTCGGTTCTTTGGTTTGAAGTGTATAAGTTAGTCAAGCGGTTCAGGTTAATTACCGCCAACTAA